A genomic window from Montipora capricornis isolate CH-2021 chromosome 8, ASM3666992v2, whole genome shotgun sequence includes:
- the LOC138014173 gene encoding uncharacterized protein, with product MQDRGASVKEKEICSAEEVGVNVKLEEQNPLRCEVQNVGSSYTLPDEPRLLQMINIMQLPKAELMTFSGDPLDFWVFMRSFDNSIGSAAQDDSAKLNRLFQYCKGEALKVIKCCAVMSPSEGCTRARVLLKERFGDDYKISEMWVRKVTEGPVIRYGEGRRLQEMADDLRSCKETLGAMDKLEEIDTRRSMVKIVERLPQLLQSRWRRLAVKSLETANSYPSIAELVSFVSEAAREVTDPVFGVSENKMRKPERGRELVLECKLMSPSKAQDVGAGVVTLRLRTLRSNMMSAVCVEEATT from the coding sequence ATGCAGGATCGAGGAGCCAGTGTCAAAGAAAAGGAGATTTGTAGTGCAGAAGAAGTAGGTGTAAATGTTAAACTGGAGGAGCAGAATCCTTTGCGTTGCGAGGTACAAAATGTTGGTTCAAGTTACACACTCCCTGATGAACCACGCCTCCTTCAGATGATTAACATCATGCAGTTGCCAAAGGCTGAGCTTATGACGTTCAGTGGGGACCCTCTGGACTTCTGGGTGTTTATGCGTAGTTTTGATAACAGCATTGGTAGTGCCGCTCAAGATGATAGTGCAAAGTTGAACAGGCTCTTCCAGTACTGCAAAGGAGAAGCCCTCAAAGTCATTAAGTGCTGTGCTGTTATGAGCCCGTCAGAGGGATGTACGAGAGCAAGAGTGCTACTGAAAGAAAGATTTGGAGATGATTACAAGATCTCTGAAATGTGGGTCAGGAAAGTCACAGAAGGACCCGTTATAAGATATGGTGAAGGGCGTCGTCTTCAGGAAATGGCTGATGATCTTAGAAGTTGTAAAGAGACTTTAGGAGCTATGGATAAGCTTGAAGAAATTGACACTCGTAGGAGCATGGTCAAGATTGTTGAAAGACTACCGCAGCTCCTCCAGAGTCGATGGAGGAGGTTAGCGGTTAAGAGCTTGGAAACAGCTAATAGTTACCCATCGATTGCTGAATTGGTGAGTTTCGTCTCAGAAGCTGCTCGTGAAGTCACTGATCCTGTGTTTGGGGTTTCGGAGAACAAGATGCGCAAGCCTGAAAGAGGCAGAGAGCTAGTTTTGGAGTGCAAGCTGATGAGTCCCAGCAAGGCCCAGGACGTTGGGGCAGGGGTAGTGACTCTAAGGTTAAGGACGCTAAGATCCAACATGATGTCTGCAGTTTGTGTAGAGGAGGCCACGACTTGA